The Corynebacterium coyleae genome segment GGTGCGGGTAAACGACCACTTCTCCGACCTTGAATTCCATAAACGCTCCTTGGTGCTCCCGGCGAAGTTTTGACCCCACAACCCTACCACCGCCTTCAAAGCTCCGAATAGGGGATAAAATGGGAAAAGTTGCTGTCTAGGCGCTAAAGTATTCCAGAGAATAACCTTCGAAACCGTTTGACTATGGAGGACCCCACGTGAAGTCCCTGAAGCAGGTAGCCGTTATCGCTGCCGCTGGCTGCGCATCCTTGGCCCTTGTTGGCTGCTCCGCTGGCCAGATTACTCAGACCTCGAACCAGGTCGCTGCTGTGGATGGTGCCAGCGCCGCAACCGAGAACGGCGAAGTTGCTGTGCAGGATGTCACCGTCGTCTTGGCTGAGGACGGCAAGGCTGCCCTCAAGTTCACCGCGACGAACCAGGACACCTCCATGACGGATCACACGTTGAAGTCCGTCACCGCTGGTGGCAACACCGTCAAGATCGCAAACAACAACACGATTAAGTACAACTGCGTGTTGGTTGCTGATTCCGCCGAGGGCCTCGAGCGCCTGCCGCAGGATGACGCGAACTGCATCAGCTACACCGCTACCTCGCTGGCTAACGACGATTTCGCGTACGGTGGCAACGTCCCGGTCACGTTCAACTTTGACACCGGCTCCATCGACGTAGTGGCTACCGTGTCTGCACCGCACCTCGTTTCGGGCCAGGTTGACCGCGAGACTGGCGCGAAGCACTAAGAGCTTTTCGCTTATCGACGAACACATGCCGCTGGGTTAACCAGCGGCCTTTTCGTTTTCGAACACTTTTCGAACACTTGCAGGCTCCGTGTCGTGTGCGTGTTATACGGTGTCGCACATGGCTAAGAAACCTCGCGTGATCCACACGTGCTCCGAATGCGGCTACTCTTCCCCGAAGTGGCTCGGCCGCTGCCCTGAGTGCGGGTCGTGGGGAACGTTGCAAGAAGAAGCGCCGGCTGCGGTTTCCGCAGGTTCGGTAAAGACGTCCGCGCTGACACCAACGTCGCCCGCGACCCCGATTACGAAGGTGAACGCGACTGCGACGCGCACGTTGCCCTCTGGCATCCGGGAACTCGACCGGGTGTTGGGTTCCGGTGTCGTGCCGGGGTCGGTGGTGCTGATGGCCGGTGAGCCGGGCGTGGGTAAATCGACGCTGTTGCTTGAAGTGGCATCGCGGTGGGCGGCGATGGATGGCCGCAAGGCGCTATACGTGACTGCTGAGGAATCTGCAGGCCAGGTCCGTGCCCGTGCTGAACGCACCGATGCGTTGAAAGACACGCTGTACTTGGCGGCGGAGTCGAACCTCGACGTGGTGTTTGGCCACGTCCAGCAGGTCAACCCCTCGCTGCTCATTGTGGATTCGGTGCAGACTATGCACGCCGCGGGTGTGGAGGGTGTTGCGGGTGGGGTGGCACAGTCCCGCGCAGTAACGGCTGCGCTGACCACACTGGCGAAGACGACGAACCTGCCGATCATCCTGGTGGGGCATGTGACTAAGGACGGCAACGTGGCCGGCCCGCGCGTGCTCGAGCACCTGGTGGATGTGGTGTTGAACTTTGAGGGTGACAGGCAGTCGTCGTTACGCATGCTGCGTGGCATGAAGAATCGCTTCGGGGCGACGGACGAGGTGGGGTGCTTCGAGCAGACCGCTGGTGGCATCCGGGAGGTACCGGACCCATCGGGGCTGTTCCTCTCTCACCGCGGGAAGACTCCGGACGGTTCTGCGGTCACGGTGGCGATGGATGGCGTCCGGCCGATGCTGGCGGAAGTCCAGGCACTTACCGTCGATCCGGTGAATAAGAGCCCGCGACGCGTGGTCACGGGCTTGGATTTCAACAGGGTGCCGATGGTGCTCGCTGTCCTGCAGGCACGCTGCGGGCAGCGCACGAATGACAAGGACGCGTACGTAGCAACCGTTGGCGGTGTGAAGATCACCGAAACAGCAACGGATCTTGCGGTCGCGCTGGCTACATGGTCGAGCCTGCACGAAACACCGCTGCCGCCGAAGACTGTGGTCATCGGCGAAGTGGGCCTCGCGGGTGAACTACGAAGGGTGCCTAACCTCGGACGCCGCCTGCAGGAGGCGGCGAGGTTGGGATACGAAAACGCGATCGTGCCCAGCGGAGAACTCGAACCGGTCGAGGGAATGCGGGTCAGTCAGGTCTCTACGCTCGGGGAGGCGATCGCGCTGTTAGCTAAATAACTACAAGAAACTAGGTGATGTTGAAGGGGGCTGCTTCCGAAGCATTGTCGCCGATGACCGTGTGCAGGAAGTAGGACCCCGGCTCGATCGCGGGACGGTCATCACACTTACCCGGCTGAGATACGGTGCCGGACCAGCGAGCCTGGTAGCCCTGCTTCTCCCCCGCCTTGTAGGTCTGGGTGCCGGACACGACGGGCTGGTAGCAGTCGGTGTCTGCCCACATGCGCTCGTTGGTACGCATGTCGTACACCTCGAAGCGCAGGATGTTCTCGTCAAGGTCGATGACGCAGTCGGTGTCGGTCGGGTTTTCCACTTCCATGTAGAACACCGGCTCGGTGCCTGCGGCGTAGGACGGCTGGTTCGGCAACGCCTTGATCCGTAGGTCCTTGAGTTCGCATGCGCCAGTGCGGGCCGGTGCGGCCTCAACACTGGAAGGTTCCTCGGACGGGGATGCGGACGCAGTCTCAGACGTAGATTCCTCAGGCGCGGCGACGGTCGGCTCGGTAGCCACGGTCGGGTTCACGGTTTGCTCGGTGGAGGT includes the following:
- the radA gene encoding DNA repair protein RadA, with translation MAKKPRVIHTCSECGYSSPKWLGRCPECGSWGTLQEEAPAAVSAGSVKTSALTPTSPATPITKVNATATRTLPSGIRELDRVLGSGVVPGSVVLMAGEPGVGKSTLLLEVASRWAAMDGRKALYVTAEESAGQVRARAERTDALKDTLYLAAESNLDVVFGHVQQVNPSLLIVDSVQTMHAAGVEGVAGGVAQSRAVTAALTTLAKTTNLPIILVGHVTKDGNVAGPRVLEHLVDVVLNFEGDRQSSLRMLRGMKNRFGATDEVGCFEQTAGGIREVPDPSGLFLSHRGKTPDGSAVTVAMDGVRPMLAEVQALTVDPVNKSPRRVVTGLDFNRVPMVLAVLQARCGQRTNDKDAYVATVGGVKITETATDLAVALATWSSLHETPLPPKTVVIGEVGLAGELRRVPNLGRRLQEAARLGYENAIVPSGELEPVEGMRVSQVSTLGEAIALLAK